The Oxalobacteraceae bacterium OTU3CINTB1 genome includes a window with the following:
- a CDS encoding four-helix bundle copper-binding protein, whose translation MDTVTNMQDCIDACTNCHQACLQTAMTHCLQMGGRHVAPDHLRLMFDCAAVCELSANLQLSGSPFAERLCGVCAEVCHACALSCRDLDGMEECLRACEVCEHSCREMAKMAA comes from the coding sequence ATGGATACCGTGACCAACATGCAGGACTGTATCGACGCCTGCACCAACTGTCATCAGGCCTGCCTGCAGACCGCGATGACGCACTGCCTGCAGATGGGCGGGCGGCACGTCGCGCCGGACCACCTGCGGCTGATGTTCGATTGCGCGGCCGTGTGCGAGCTGTCGGCCAATTTGCAGCTGAGCGGCTCGCCGTTCGCCGAGCGCCTGTGCGGCGTCTGCGCCGAGGTATGCCACGCCTGCGCCCTGAGCTGCCGCGACCTGGATGGCATGGAGGAGTGCCTGCGCGCCTGCGAAGTGTGCGAGCACTCGTGCCGCGAGATGGCAAAAATGGCCGCCTGA
- the yjfF gene encoding sugar ABC transporter permease YjfF, protein MTGAAAGDKPSRPRSLTSSPYFTSLVTVMLLAVLLVAGGAAYPGFLSLQVMFNLLIDNAFLLVIAVGMSFVILSGGIDLSVGSVLALTTMISAWLLQTWHVPPLLVIAISLVLGAGFGAVMGAIIHYFKLQPFIVTLAGMFLARGLCYLISINSITIEDPFFVAMSQTQIPVLGGFLSPGALIALAMLAIAIYVAHCTPFGRAIYAVGGNEQSALMMGLRVARTKVLIYAFSGFCAALAGVLFSFYMLSGYGLHAQGTELDAIAAVVIGGTLLTGGYGYVAGALSGVLVLGTIQTLIAFDGTLSSWWTKIVIGGLLFVFCVVQRLMAIGATAKK, encoded by the coding sequence ATGACCGGCGCCGCCGCCGGGGACAAACCATCACGTCCGCGCAGCTTGACATCGTCGCCGTATTTCACCTCCCTGGTGACGGTCATGCTGCTGGCGGTGCTGCTGGTTGCCGGCGGCGCCGCCTATCCGGGTTTCCTGTCGCTGCAGGTGATGTTCAACCTGTTGATCGATAACGCCTTCCTGCTGGTGATCGCGGTCGGCATGAGTTTTGTGATTCTGTCCGGCGGCATCGACCTGTCGGTCGGCTCGGTGCTGGCGCTGACGACGATGATCTCGGCCTGGCTGCTGCAAACCTGGCATGTGCCGCCGCTGCTGGTGATCGCGATCTCGCTGGTGCTGGGCGCCGGCTTCGGCGCGGTCATGGGCGCCATCATCCACTACTTCAAGCTGCAACCGTTTATCGTCACCCTGGCCGGCATGTTCCTGGCGCGCGGCCTGTGCTACCTGATCAGCATCAACTCGATCACCATCGAAGATCCGTTCTTCGTCGCCATGTCGCAAACGCAGATTCCTGTGCTGGGCGGCTTCCTGTCGCCGGGCGCGCTGATCGCGCTGGCGATGCTGGCCATCGCCATCTACGTCGCGCACTGCACGCCGTTCGGCCGCGCCATCTACGCCGTCGGCGGCAACGAGCAGTCGGCGCTGATGATGGGGTTGCGCGTGGCGCGCACCAAGGTGCTGATCTACGCGTTCAGCGGCTTTTGCGCGGCATTGGCCGGCGTGCTGTTCTCGTTCTACATGCTGTCCGGTTACGGCCTGCATGCGCAAGGCACGGAGCTGGACGCCATCGCGGCGGTGGTCATCGGCGGCACCTTGCTGACCGGCGGTTACGGCTATGTCGCCGGCGCGCTGTCCGGCGTGCTGGTGCTCGGAACCATCCAGACGCTGATCGCCTTCGACGGCACGCTCAGCTCGTGGTGGACCAAGATCGTCATCGGCGGTCTGCTGTTTGTATTCTGCGTTGTCCAGCGCCTGATGGCGATCGGCGCGACGGCTAAAAAATAA
- a CDS encoding glycosyltransferase family 9 protein, giving the protein MSTPKTQPEPPDSLPPEVRHIVVLRPNALGDYVFALPALHALRDSYPAARITLLGKPWHAEFLHGRPGPVDDVIAMPPLPGIGAPPDGPIPESARQLVAALRSMHIDLALQMYGGGAYSNGFVASLGAMVSAGATTPGAPTLDRSIAYSRLANRRIELLQIAALAGARPCLVSPELQVTASDRAMAQRILPGHAGARLVVVHPGASDPRRCWPPAGFAAVADALADAGAQVVISATDAEADTARAVLQHMRHRPIDLTGRLPLSGLCGLLDRAELIVSNDTGPLHLALALGKPAVGVFWLTNIIESCPLAQHLLRPAISTRVHCPECGQENLRTRCTHDVSFVADVGHDDVIALALELFRDVE; this is encoded by the coding sequence ATGTCGACGCCAAAAACGCAACCGGAACCGCCAGATTCGCTGCCGCCGGAGGTCCGGCACATCGTCGTATTGCGGCCGAACGCGCTGGGCGACTACGTCTTCGCGTTGCCGGCCTTACACGCGCTGCGTGACAGCTATCCCGCCGCGCGCATCACACTGTTGGGCAAGCCCTGGCATGCCGAGTTCCTGCACGGGCGGCCGGGACCTGTGGACGATGTCATCGCCATGCCGCCGTTGCCGGGCATCGGCGCGCCGCCCGACGGGCCGATACCCGAGTCCGCGCGCCAGCTGGTGGCGGCGCTACGCAGCATGCACATCGACCTGGCGCTGCAAATGTACGGCGGCGGCGCCTACTCGAACGGCTTCGTCGCCTCGCTTGGCGCGATGGTCAGCGCCGGCGCGACGACCCCGGGCGCTCCGACGCTCGACCGCAGCATCGCCTACAGCCGTCTGGCGAACCGCCGCATCGAGCTGCTGCAGATCGCGGCGCTGGCCGGCGCGCGCCCGTGCCTGGTGTCGCCGGAGCTGCAGGTCACCGCTTCCGACCGCGCCATGGCTCAGCGGATACTGCCCGGACATGCCGGCGCACGGCTGGTCGTCGTGCATCCCGGCGCCAGCGACCCGCGCCGCTGCTGGCCGCCGGCGGGATTTGCCGCAGTGGCCGATGCGCTGGCCGATGCGGGCGCACAAGTCGTCATCAGCGCCACCGATGCCGAGGCAGACACCGCCAGGGCTGTCCTGCAACACATGCGCCACCGCCCGATCGACCTGACCGGCAGGCTGCCGCTGTCGGGCCTGTGCGGACTGCTCGACCGGGCCGAGCTGATCGTCTCCAATGACACGGGGCCGCTGCATCTGGCGTTGGCGCTGGGCAAGCCGGCGGTTGGCGTGTTTTGGCTGACGAACATCATCGAGTCGTGCCCGTTGGCGCAGCATCTGTTGCGGCCGGCCATATCCACACGCGTGCACTGTCCCGAGTGCGGCCAGGAGAATCTGCGTACACGCTGCACCCATGACGTCAGCTTCGTCGCCGATGTGGGGCACGACGACGTGATCGCGCTGGCGTTGGAATTGTTCCGGGACGTCGAATGA
- a CDS encoding penicillin acylase family protein: MQKSRLTVWSRRILLVAVALLVLALLAAWLYLRGSLSQLDGTRQAALLETTASVARDERGVPVISGGSRLDVAYATGFVHAQERYFQMDLLRRAAAGELSELFGARALPVDKARRFHRFRARADLAFKSLPAPDRALLERYAAGVNAGLGALSTKPFEYALVGMPPRAWAATDSLLVIWAMYFDLQGSLLPRELSRGWLAEHASQEQRAFLAPESTQWDAPLDADNVPGEPPPIPAAAPAWWGKPGTAGTAPLSKMAFAPLPAEMLNTVGSNNWAVAGSRSDSGGAIVSDDMHLGIQLPGIWYRAALQFPDAKGGQRRVVGVTLPGTPVVVAGSNGHVAWGFTNSYGDYLDLIALEADPARPGQVLTQAGWETPSVHEETILVKGAPAETLAVRETSLGPIREAMGRSYAVHWTAHTLAAVNVNVQRLEGADTLDQALAIAPTLGIPAQNFVGGDDKGNIGWTVAGPLPRRAPAGVEITYPLAADDKAGVWDGWLAPAEYPKVVNPAGGQLATANSRQLAGAGAALIGDGGFDLGARTHQVREDLTALGAKTDVKKVYAIALDDRAVFLAPWRKRAIAALDGKAVADHPRRAEALALLKTSWTGRASVDSVGYRITRAYMYALYDILFENADQQMAAIDPKASMAAISARWPVMLARLLDEQPPGWLPPQFADWQALQLTALDRVIADLTKDGKPLSEATWGKRNTAASAHPMASALPLVGRFLKVAPDMLAGDQHMPRVAGPTFGQSERMTVTPGREQEGIFNMPAGQSGHPLSPNFLGGREDWLSGRESPLLPGPAKHTLTFVK; encoded by the coding sequence ATGCAAAAGAGCAGGCTGACGGTGTGGTCCAGGCGGATCTTGTTGGTGGCGGTGGCGTTGCTGGTCCTGGCGCTGTTGGCGGCATGGTTGTATTTGCGCGGTAGCCTGTCCCAGTTGGACGGCACGCGGCAGGCGGCGCTGCTGGAGACCACCGCCAGCGTCGCGCGCGACGAGCGTGGCGTGCCGGTGATCAGCGGCGGCAGCCGGCTCGATGTGGCCTACGCCACGGGTTTCGTGCACGCACAGGAGCGCTATTTTCAGATGGATTTGCTGCGCCGGGCCGCGGCAGGCGAGTTGTCCGAACTGTTTGGCGCGCGCGCGCTGCCGGTGGACAAAGCGCGCCGCTTCCACCGCTTCCGCGCCCGCGCCGACCTGGCGTTCAAGTCGCTGCCCGCGCCGGACCGCGCGCTGCTGGAGCGCTACGCCGCCGGCGTCAACGCTGGCCTTGGCGCGTTGAGCACCAAGCCGTTCGAGTATGCGCTGGTGGGCATGCCGCCGCGCGCCTGGGCGGCCACCGATTCGCTGCTGGTGATCTGGGCCATGTATTTCGACCTGCAAGGGAGCCTGCTGCCGCGCGAACTGTCGCGCGGCTGGCTCGCCGAGCATGCGTCGCAGGAGCAGCGCGCCTTCCTGGCGCCGGAATCGACGCAGTGGGACGCGCCGCTCGACGCCGACAACGTGCCGGGCGAGCCGCCACCGATTCCGGCGGCGGCGCCGGCGTGGTGGGGCAAACCAGGAACGGCCGGCACCGCGCCGTTGTCGAAAATGGCGTTCGCGCCTTTGCCCGCCGAGATGCTCAATACCGTCGGCAGCAACAACTGGGCGGTGGCGGGCAGCCGCAGCGACAGCGGCGGCGCCATCGTGTCCGACGATATGCACCTGGGCATCCAGCTGCCCGGCATCTGGTACCGCGCGGCCTTGCAGTTCCCGGACGCGAAGGGCGGCCAGCGCCGCGTGGTCGGCGTCACCTTGCCCGGCACGCCGGTGGTGGTGGCCGGCAGTAACGGCCATGTGGCCTGGGGCTTCACCAACAGCTACGGCGATTACCTGGATCTGATCGCGCTGGAAGCCGATCCGGCCAGGCCCGGGCAGGTGCTCACGCAGGCCGGTTGGGAGACGCCGTCCGTGCACGAGGAGACGATACTGGTCAAGGGCGCGCCGGCCGAGACGCTGGCGGTGCGCGAGACCTCGCTCGGCCCGATCCGCGAGGCGATGGGCCGCAGCTACGCGGTGCATTGGACCGCGCACACGCTGGCCGCCGTCAACGTCAATGTCCAGAGGCTGGAAGGGGCGGATACGCTCGACCAGGCGTTGGCGATCGCGCCGACGCTGGGCATCCCGGCGCAGAATTTCGTCGGCGGCGACGACAAGGGCAATATCGGCTGGACCGTCGCCGGTCCGCTGCCGCGCCGCGCGCCGGCCGGCGTGGAGATCACCTATCCATTGGCCGCCGACGACAAGGCCGGCGTGTGGGATGGCTGGCTGGCGCCGGCCGAATATCCGAAGGTGGTCAATCCGGCCGGCGGCCAGCTGGCCACCGCCAACAGCCGCCAGCTGGCCGGCGCCGGCGCGGCGTTGATCGGCGATGGCGGCTTCGATCTGGGCGCGCGCACCCACCAGGTGCGCGAGGACCTGACGGCGCTGGGCGCCAAGACCGACGTCAAGAAGGTCTACGCCATCGCGCTGGACGACCGCGCGGTGTTCCTGGCGCCATGGCGCAAGCGGGCCATCGCCGCGCTCGACGGCAAGGCGGTCGCCGACCATCCGCGCCGCGCCGAGGCGCTGGCGCTGCTGAAAACAAGTTGGACCGGCAGGGCCAGCGTCGACTCGGTGGGCTACCGCATCACGCGCGCCTACATGTACGCGCTGTACGACATCCTGTTCGAAAACGCCGACCAGCAGATGGCCGCGATCGACCCCAAGGCCAGCATGGCGGCCATCAGCGCGCGCTGGCCGGTGATGCTGGCGCGCCTGCTGGACGAGCAGCCGCCAGGCTGGCTGCCGCCGCAGTTCGCCGACTGGCAGGCCTTGCAACTGACTGCGCTGGACCGTGTGATCGCCGACCTGACCAAGGACGGCAAGCCTTTGTCGGAGGCCACCTGGGGCAAGCGCAATACCGCCGCCAGCGCCCATCCGATGGCGTCGGCGCTGCCGTTGGTGGGCCGCTTCCTGAAGGTGGCGCCGGACATGCTGGCCGGCGACCAGCACATGCCGCGCGTGGCCGGGCCGACATTCGGACAGTCCGAGCGCATGACGGTGACGCCGGGGCGCGAGCAGGAAGGCATCTTTAATATGCCGGCCGGCCAGAGCGGCCATCCCTTGTCGCCGAATTTCCTTGGCGGCCGCGAGGATTGGCTCAGCGGGCGGGAGTCGCCGCTGTTGCCGGGACCGGCGAAGCATACGCTCACGTTCGTAAAGTAG
- a CDS encoding ABC transporter permease, producing MSGMNQMSIVRHPLFRPLAALAILLLIDLLLIPGFFHIEIKDGHLYGSLIDIANRAAPLALAAIGMTLVIATRGIDISVGAVVAISGTVASMLIGGTMVMNNGVPEYVANTPMVWALCAAMGAALLCGAWNGVLVAGLGLQPIVATLILMVAGRGLAQLMTDGQIVTVYYEPFFFLGSGYLFGLPFSLYIVAAVFIVTFLLMRKTALGLFIQSVGINPVAARLAGLKTATLIFFVYLFCSACAGLSGLMISANIKSADANNAGLLLELDAILAVTLGGTSLAGGKFSLAGSVIGALIIQTLTYTIYSLGLPPEVNMVVKSVVVFLVCISQSAEFKNMWRRVFPARSKGIAT from the coding sequence ATGAGCGGAATGAACCAAATGAGCATCGTGCGGCATCCACTTTTCCGTCCCCTGGCGGCGCTGGCGATCCTGCTGTTGATCGACCTGCTGCTGATTCCCGGCTTCTTCCACATCGAGATCAAGGACGGCCACTTGTACGGCAGCTTGATCGACATCGCCAACCGCGCGGCGCCGCTGGCGCTGGCGGCCATCGGCATGACCCTGGTCATCGCCACGCGCGGCATCGACATCTCGGTCGGCGCGGTGGTCGCCATCAGCGGCACGGTCGCCTCGATGCTGATCGGCGGCACCATGGTGATGAACAACGGCGTGCCCGAATACGTCGCCAATACGCCGATGGTGTGGGCGCTGTGCGCGGCCATGGGCGCTGCGCTGTTGTGCGGCGCGTGGAACGGCGTGCTGGTGGCTGGCCTTGGCCTGCAACCCATCGTCGCCACTTTGATCCTGATGGTGGCGGGGCGCGGCCTGGCGCAGCTGATGACGGATGGCCAGATCGTCACCGTCTACTACGAGCCATTCTTCTTCCTCGGCAGCGGGTATCTGTTTGGCCTGCCGTTCTCGCTGTACATCGTCGCCGCCGTCTTCATCGTGACCTTCCTGTTGATGCGCAAGACGGCGCTCGGCCTGTTCATCCAGTCGGTCGGCATCAACCCGGTGGCCGCGCGCCTGGCCGGCTTGAAGACCGCGACCCTGATCTTCTTCGTCTACCTGTTCTGCAGCGCCTGCGCCGGACTCTCCGGCCTGATGATCAGCGCGAACATCAAGAGCGCGGACGCCAACAACGCCGGCCTGCTGCTGGAACTGGACGCCATCCTGGCCGTTACCCTGGGCGGCACCTCGCTGGCGGGCGGTAAATTCAGCCTGGCCGGCAGCGTGATCGGCGCCTTGATCATTCAAACCCTGACCTACACCATCTATTCGCTCGGTCTGCCGCCGGAGGTGAACATGGTCGTCAAGTCGGTGGTCGTGTTCCTGGTCTGTATTTCGCAGTCGGCAGAATTCAAAAACATGTGGCGCCGTGTCTTCCCGGCCCGCTCGAAGGGAATCGCAACATGA
- a CDS encoding glycoside hydrolase family 43 protein — protein MKFAAIAAAGMAFAAINSVNSAQAANPMFPKLFTADPSAYVDGGTVYLYVGVDSAAVTDKDYVMKEWRVYSSCDMKNWKDLGSPLKPSAFKWAIGKVDAWAADVTKRNGKYYFYSTVDHATIPGRAIGVAVSDKPEGPFVDARGSALVTNNMTLEAPIAWDDIDPGVFVDDDGQAYLYWGNTVLKYAKLKPNMTEFDGPIHTVGMDRFTEAPYMHKHKGVYYLSYSRDFPETTAYMMSNSPIGPWKFGGVIMEKNAKVKTIHQAIVEFNGKNYIFYHNDKLPTGGEYRRSVAVEEFQYNADGTIPFIKQTKEGPAANPSSACK, from the coding sequence ATGAAATTTGCCGCTATCGCAGCGGCGGGGATGGCTTTTGCCGCGATTAACAGCGTAAACAGCGCGCAGGCGGCGAACCCGATGTTCCCGAAACTGTTCACGGCCGATCCGTCGGCGTATGTCGACGGCGGCACGGTCTACCTGTACGTCGGCGTCGACAGCGCCGCGGTCACGGACAAGGACTATGTGATGAAGGAATGGCGCGTCTACAGCAGCTGCGACATGAAGAACTGGAAGGATCTCGGCTCGCCGCTCAAGCCGTCGGCCTTCAAATGGGCGATCGGCAAAGTGGACGCCTGGGCCGCCGACGTCACCAAGCGCAATGGTAAATACTACTTCTATTCGACCGTCGATCACGCGACCATCCCCGGCCGCGCCATCGGCGTGGCCGTCTCCGACAAGCCGGAAGGCCCGTTCGTCGACGCGCGCGGTTCGGCGCTGGTCACCAACAACATGACACTGGAAGCGCCGATCGCCTGGGACGATATCGATCCGGGCGTGTTTGTCGACGACGACGGCCAGGCGTATCTGTACTGGGGTAACACGGTGCTCAAATATGCCAAGCTCAAACCGAACATGACCGAGTTCGATGGCCCGATCCACACCGTGGGCATGGACCGCTTCACCGAGGCGCCGTATATGCACAAGCACAAGGGCGTGTACTACCTGTCGTATTCGCGCGACTTCCCGGAGACCACCGCCTACATGATGTCGAACAGCCCGATCGGCCCGTGGAAGTTCGGCGGCGTGATTATGGAGAAGAACGCCAAGGTCAAGACCATCCACCAGGCGATCGTCGAATTCAACGGCAAGAACTACATCTTCTACCACAACGACAAGCTGCCCACCGGTGGCGAGTATCGCCGCTCGGTGGCGGTGGAGGAGTTCCAGTACAACGCCGACGGCACCATCCCGTTCATCAAGCAAACCAAGGAAGGGCCTGCGGCCAATCCTAGTTCGGCTTGCAAGTGA
- a CDS encoding LysR family transcriptional regulator, protein MDTNSNWFLRARLKTRQLLLLIALDEQRNIHRASEDLHMTQPAASKQLKDLEEMLGVQLFDRLPRGMEPTIYGETMIRHARMALTSLSLAHEDIVAIKAGLTGQVDIGTIMTPGISLLPQAITRTKQASPRLRIGVEMEQSNILLEQLQRGRLDFMIGRIPERQSAQGLAYEELGDEPACAVVRPGHPLLKARNLQLRDIAGQPWILPPQGSILRARCELMFRRAGLEVPGNVVDTTAVLLIKPLLQQTDALNVMPIAVAKYYESQGVLNILPIELPCRMDAFGIITVDGHLMSPGAALLLRYVREVAKDIYQIA, encoded by the coding sequence ATGGATACTAATTCGAACTGGTTCCTGCGCGCGCGCCTCAAAACGCGCCAGCTGCTGCTGCTGATCGCGCTGGACGAACAACGCAACATCCACCGTGCGTCGGAAGATTTGCACATGACGCAGCCCGCCGCGTCCAAGCAGCTCAAGGACCTGGAGGAGATGCTCGGCGTGCAGCTGTTCGACCGTCTGCCGCGCGGCATGGAGCCGACCATTTACGGCGAAACGATGATACGCCACGCCCGCATGGCGCTGACCAGCCTCTCGCTGGCGCACGAGGACATCGTCGCCATCAAGGCCGGCTTGACCGGGCAGGTGGACATCGGCACCATCATGACGCCGGGGATCTCGCTGCTGCCGCAGGCGATCACGCGCACCAAGCAGGCCTCGCCGCGCCTGCGCATCGGCGTCGAGATGGAGCAGTCCAACATCCTGCTGGAGCAGTTGCAGCGCGGCCGGCTGGATTTCATGATCGGCCGCATACCCGAGCGTCAGAGCGCGCAGGGGCTGGCCTACGAGGAGCTGGGCGACGAGCCGGCGTGCGCGGTGGTGCGTCCCGGCCATCCGCTGCTCAAGGCGCGCAACCTCCAGCTGCGCGACATCGCCGGGCAGCCGTGGATACTGCCGCCGCAGGGCAGCATCCTGCGCGCGCGCTGCGAGTTGATGTTCCGCCGCGCGGGCCTGGAAGTGCCGGGCAACGTGGTCGACACCACGGCGGTGCTGCTGATTAAACCGCTGCTGCAGCAGACCGACGCGCTCAATGTGATGCCGATCGCGGTGGCCAAGTATTACGAGTCGCAGGGGGTGCTCAACATCCTGCCGATCGAGCTGCCGTGCCGCATGGACGCTTTCGGCATCATCACGGTGGACGGCCATTTGATGTCGCCGGGCGCGGCGCTGCTGCTGCGCTACGTGCGGGAAGTGGCGAAAGACATCTACCAGATCGCCTGA
- a CDS encoding carbamoyltransferase — MEDEPVVLGINRTQDASACLLRGATLQWAIQKERLSRVKHHWGRPGDLRDFYAARLPGLDAPVDVLVECYSSDAEIDNLAAYERELAASLKLAPHARRARISHHVAHLYSAFHPSPFTRAAVMVIDGQGSAVADFTEHWADAAAVPGHWREVSSFYMADRGHPGHPARIDCIGKQLWERDEQQPAGLGMFYFMLTQAIFPGEGNEGKVMGLAPFGDPYALGMPPLDVDGCRVFMPDRWRALLAERQRFRYAPTGGGVFQDIANLAAAGQSAFEDALLQVARWLHARTGADHLCFAGGTALNCSVNERLMCETPFRSLFIPPTPGDGGTALGCAVYGLTELAERGCDFRWRDDYLGPQPDAAAIEAALRDADDLVVERLDSREALCARMVDLLAGNKALALYQGRSEFGPRALGHRSILADPRTERMRDWINARVKQREWFRPLAPAVLLERAGDYFDLMHPAPFMQFAVPVTPFGAERLGATTHIDRSARLQSVGPDDDPLLRALLLAFEARTGVPVLLNTSFNRKDEPIVETPAEAVEAFRATPLHALAMPPFWVRKRVEPDAPF, encoded by the coding sequence ATGGAAGACGAACCGGTGGTGTTGGGCATAAACCGAACGCAGGACGCCAGCGCTTGCCTGCTGCGCGGTGCGACCCTGCAGTGGGCGATACAGAAGGAGCGGCTGAGCCGCGTCAAGCATCACTGGGGCAGGCCGGGCGACCTGCGCGATTTTTACGCGGCGCGCCTGCCGGGACTGGACGCGCCGGTCGACGTGCTGGTCGAATGTTACTCGTCCGACGCCGAGATCGACAATCTGGCCGCCTACGAGCGCGAACTGGCCGCGAGCCTGAAGCTGGCGCCGCATGCGCGCCGCGCCCGCATCTCGCACCACGTGGCGCATTTATATAGCGCCTTTCATCCGTCGCCGTTCACGCGGGCCGCCGTCATGGTCATCGACGGCCAGGGCAGCGCGGTGGCAGATTTCACCGAGCATTGGGCCGACGCGGCCGCCGTGCCGGGGCACTGGCGCGAGGTGTCGTCGTTTTATATGGCCGACCGCGGCCACCCCGGCCACCCCGCGCGCATCGACTGCATCGGCAAGCAGCTGTGGGAGCGCGACGAGCAACAGCCCGCCGGCCTTGGCATGTTTTATTTCATGCTGACCCAGGCGATTTTCCCCGGCGAAGGCAATGAAGGCAAGGTGATGGGCCTGGCGCCGTTCGGCGACCCCTACGCGCTCGGCATGCCGCCGCTGGACGTCGACGGCTGCCGGGTGTTCATGCCGGATCGCTGGCGCGCGCTGCTGGCCGAGCGCCAGCGCTTCCGCTACGCGCCAACGGGCGGCGGCGTGTTCCAGGATATCGCCAATCTGGCGGCGGCGGGCCAGTCCGCCTTCGAGGATGCCCTGTTGCAGGTGGCGCGCTGGCTGCATGCGCGCACCGGCGCCGACCACCTATGCTTTGCCGGCGGCACCGCGCTAAATTGTTCGGTCAACGAGCGGCTGATGTGCGAGACGCCGTTTCGCTCGCTGTTCATCCCGCCGACGCCGGGCGATGGCGGCACCGCGCTCGGTTGCGCGGTCTACGGTCTGACCGAGCTGGCCGAACGCGGCTGCGATTTCCGCTGGCGCGACGATTATCTGGGCCCGCAGCCGGATGCCGCCGCTATCGAGGCGGCGCTGCGCGACGCGGACGACCTTGTCGTCGAGCGTTTGGATAGCCGTGAGGCGCTGTGCGCGCGCATGGTCGATCTGCTGGCGGGCAACAAGGCGCTGGCGCTGTACCAGGGGCGCAGCGAATTCGGCCCGCGCGCGCTGGGGCACCGCAGCATACTGGCCGATCCGCGCACCGAACGGATGCGCGACTGGATCAATGCCCGCGTCAAGCAACGCGAATGGTTTCGGCCGCTGGCGCCGGCGGTGCTGCTGGAGCGGGCCGGCGACTATTTCGACCTGATGCATCCGGCGCCGTTCATGCAGTTCGCGGTGCCGGTCACGCCGTTCGGCGCCGAGCGCCTGGGCGCCACCACCCATATCGACCGCAGCGCCCGGCTGCAAAGCGTGGGGCCGGACGACGACCCCTTGCTGCGCGCCTTGCTGCTGGCGTTCGAGGCGCGCACCGGCGTGCCGGTGCTGCTCAACACCTCGTTCAACCGCAAGGACGAACCGATCGTAGAGACGCCCGCCGAGGCGGTGGAGGCATTCAGGGCCACGCCGTTGCATGCCTTGGCCATGCCGCCTTTTTGGGTGCGCAAACGGGTCGAACCCGATGCGCCGTTCTGA
- a CDS encoding glycosyltransferase family 9 protein, translated as MNTPLLQRIGEGPVAVFRALYLGDMLCAVPALRALRAALPQARIVLVGLPWAEQFSKRYSAYLDGFVAFPGHPDLPEQPALPYAQEDFYSYMREQEFALALQMHGSGEVTNGIVAAFGAGTQAGYGTVAKSPCGRKHALPFPQHGAEPLRLLRLARWLGADTMGCRLEFPLMPEDWEELEHTGAARGLPAGGYACIHAGARLRDKCWPPARFAEVADRLALEHGLKIVLTGSASEADLASAVAARMDTPAINATVPMSVGAMAALMSGARLLICNDTGVSHIAAGLGLRSVVIFSKADMGRWAPLNRRLHRCIRDPEGRKTQLVLAQARSLLAGARMADAAARRHWA; from the coding sequence ATGAACACGCCGTTGCTGCAGCGCATAGGCGAAGGTCCGGTAGCGGTGTTCCGCGCCTTGTACCTGGGCGACATGCTGTGCGCGGTGCCGGCGTTGAGGGCGCTGCGCGCGGCCTTGCCGCAGGCCCGCATAGTGCTGGTGGGCCTGCCGTGGGCCGAGCAATTCTCGAAGCGCTACAGCGCCTATCTCGATGGCTTCGTCGCCTTTCCCGGCCATCCCGATTTGCCGGAACAACCCGCGCTGCCGTACGCCCAGGAAGACTTCTATTCGTACATGCGCGAACAGGAGTTTGCGCTGGCGTTGCAGATGCATGGCAGCGGCGAGGTCACCAATGGAATCGTCGCCGCGTTCGGCGCCGGCACCCAGGCCGGCTACGGCACCGTTGCCAAGTCGCCGTGCGGCCGGAAGCACGCGTTGCCTTTTCCGCAGCACGGGGCCGAACCATTGCGTCTGCTGCGGCTGGCCCGATGGCTGGGGGCCGACACCATGGGCTGCCGCCTGGAGTTCCCCTTGATGCCGGAGGACTGGGAAGAGTTGGAACACACCGGCGCCGCGCGCGGCCTGCCGGCCGGCGGCTACGCATGCATTCACGCCGGTGCGCGCCTGCGCGATAAATGCTGGCCGCCGGCGCGCTTCGCCGAAGTAGCGGACCGCCTGGCCTTGGAGCATGGGCTGAAGATCGTTTTGACCGGTTCCGCCAGCGAGGCCGATCTGGCAAGCGCCGTGGCAGCGCGCATGGACACGCCCGCGATCAACGCGACGGTGCCGATGTCGGTGGGGGCGATGGCGGCGTTGATGAGCGGGGCGCGCTTACTGATTTGCAATGACACCGGGGTGTCGCATATCGCCGCCGGCCTGGGGTTGCGGAGTGTGGTGATATTCAGCAAGGCCGACATGGGGCGTTGGGCGCCGCTGAACCGGCGACTGCACCGCTGCATCCGCGATCCGGAAGGGCGCAAGACGCAGCTGGTGCTCGCGCAGGCGCGTTCGCTGCTGGCGGGGGCGCGCATGGCGGACGCGGCGGCGCGGCGGCATTGGGCCTAA